A window of the Vanessa cardui chromosome 25, ilVanCard2.1, whole genome shotgun sequence genome harbors these coding sequences:
- the LOC124540374 gene encoding uncharacterized protein LOC124540374 encodes MEDIHLRTKPLAMADTLDPLSPSLNDSPNSSGLMHKLRLRFTRTTPPRSPPGDGYVEFGEFRSERPGVKKVGTFAGVFCPVVLSMFSALVFIRMGYLVGNAGLLVTLGQFGLAYLIVGFTVMSICAISTNGAVEGGGVYFMISRTLGPEFGGAIGTLFFLANVVSSALCISACTEALVENFGPNGYLVGASVGLPNGYWYRFLYRSALNAAGLGVSLAGASLFARTSLAIWVTTVVCLFSALLSFFVTAPGQIEKPDTNTIVNATNFTYSGLSAATLRGNLYESYARDYSTATGETADFASVFGVLFTGVTGVMAGANMSGELKSPSRSIPLGTLAALLFTALSYAALSVLTAATCSRELLQNNYVYLLPINVWPPFIAVGMLTATFSAGLSNLIGASRVLEALAKDNIFGFLLRPMVSRSGNPVVAVIASWLLVQIGIMADSLNTIAQVNSVLFMTSYCAINLACLGLDLASAPNFRPSFRQFSWASSLAGLVGCAALIFSLRPAYACGVALACCSLVLALHLLSPAAADPKWGSLSQALIFHQVRKYLLLLDPRREHVKFWRPQMLLLIGSPRQTAPLIDFVNDQKKGGLFVIGHVRVGQLDGSGDPLADEQKYWLKLIDHLKVKAFVELCLSEDIRSGAAHLTRLSGLGAMKPDTVLLGFRDSAHPNDFFRDPASPYKTQDFDLDNGQVMFPTRTAFSPRMSASEYVRIVSDVLCVNKNVCLCRHFHNLNMAAVERRSSSLKYIDVWLVEALSPSREEPFTVRALFALQLAAVVRSARGWQHLALRVHVVTAHGMYPLTVRALFALQLAAVVRSARGWQHLALRVHVVTAHGMYPLTVRALFALQLAAVVRSARGWQHLALRVHVVTAHGMYPLTVRALFALQLAAVVRSARGWQHLALRVHVVTAHGMYPLTVRALFALQLAAVVRSARGWQHLALRVHVVTAHGMYPLTVRALFALQLAAVVRSARGWQHLALRVHVVTAHGMYPLTVRALFALQLAAVVRSARGWQHLALRVHVVTAHGMYPLTVRALFALQLAAVVRSARGWQHLALRVHVVTAHGMYPLTVRALFALQLAAVVRSARGWQHLALRVHVVTAHGMYPLTVRALFALQLAAVVRSARGWQHLALRVHVVTAHGMYPLTVRALFALQLAAVVRSARGWQHLALRVHVVTAHGMYPLTVRALFALQLAAVVRSARGWQHLALRVHVVTAHGMYPLTVRALFALQLAAVVRSARGWQHLALRVHVVTAHGMYPLTVRALFALQLAAVVRSARGWQHLALRVHVVTAHGMYPLTVRALFALQLAAVVRSARGWQHLALRVHVVTAHGMYPLTVRALFALQLAAVVRSARGWQHLALRVHVVTAHGMYPLTVRALFALQLAAVVRSARGWQHLALRVHVVTAHGMYPLTVRALFALQLAAVVRSARGWQHLALRVHVVTAHGMYPLTVRALFALQLAAVVRSARGWQHLALRVHVVTAHGMYPLTVRALFALQLAAVVRSARGWQHLALRVHVVTAHGMYPLTVRALFALQLAAVVRSARGWQHLALRVHVVTAHGMYPLTVRALFALQLAAVVRSARGWQHLALRVHVVTAHGMYPLTVRALFALQLAAVVRSARGWQHLALRVHVVTAHGMYPLTVRALFALQLAAVVRSARGWQHLALRVHVVTAHGMYPLTVRALFALQLAAVVRSARGWQHLALRVHVVTAHGMYPLTVRALFALQLAAVVRSARGWQHLALRVHVVTAHGMYPLTVRALFALQLAAVVRSARGWQHLALRVHVVTAHGMYPLTVRALFALQLAAVVRSARGWQHLALRVHVVTAHDNNHTFGSESMTEPGLPEMSPGRPVQERLDELLKLLRISAYTHTVTDWPKLDDDVHRYLDPNSNENSVYQRVPMSYLQRVNRIIKSRCEEGTAVTFVQLPQPPKLSPTPTEADEVICEQYMKVLDEFTKDLSPTILVRGLKSVTSTSL; translated from the exons GATATGTTGAATTTGGTGAGTTTCGGTCGGAGCGACCCGGCGTTAAGAAGGTGGGGACCTTCGCCGGTGTCTTCTGCCCCGTGGTGCTATCAATGTTCAGTGCTCTTGTATTTATACGAATGg GTTACCTAGTCGGAAATGCAGGACTTCTAGTGACCTTAGGACAATTTGGACTCGCATATTTAATAGTAGGCTTCACTGTTATGTCAATATGTGCTATTTCCACGAATGGAGCTGTTGAAGGGGGAGGAGTGTACT TCATGATCAGTAGGACATTAGGTCCAGAATTCGGTGGAGCGATCGGAACATTGTTCTTCCTAGCTAATGTCGTCTCAAGCGCCCTCTGCATTTCCGCTTGTACTGAAGCTCTAGTCGAGAATTTTGGACCCAATG GCTACCTGGTGGGTGCGAGCGTCGGGCTGCCCAACGGCTACTGGTACCGCTTCCTGTACCGCTCGGCGCTGAACGCGGCGGGGCTTGGCGTGTCGCTGGCTGGCGCGTCGCTGTTCGCGCGAACCAGCCTCGCCATCTGGGTGACCACCGTCGTCTGCCTCTTCAGCGCGCTTCTCAGCTTCTTCGTGACCGCGCCCGGACAG ataGAGAAACCCGACACGAACACGATCGTGAATGCGACTAACTTCACGTACAGCGGTCTGAGCGCGGCCACACTGCGCGGTAACCTGTACGAGAGTTACGCGCGCGACTACAGCACGGCCACGGGCGAGACCGCCGACTTCGCGTCCGTGTTCGGCGTGCTTTTCACGGGCGTCACGGGCGTCATGGCCGGCGCCAACATGAGCG GCGAGCTCAAGAGTCCTTCCCGAAGTATTCCCCTCGGGACGCTCGCAGCCCTCCTGTTTACCGCCCTGTCGTATGCAGCGCTGTCTGTGCTAACAGCTGCGACTTGTTCAAGGGAACTGCTACAAAACAACTACGTGTACTTGTTGCCCATTAATGTGTGGCCACCTTTCATTGCTGTTG GAATGTTAACAGCTACATTTTCCGCTGGTCTGTCGAATTTGATTGGTGCGTCGAGAGTTCTAGAAGCCTTAGCCAAAGACAATATATTCG GTTTCTTGCTCCGTCCAATGGTATCTCGATCCGGCAACCCGGTAGTCGCGGTGATCGCTTCATGGCTGTTGGTACAGATTGGCATCATGGCAGATTCTCTGAATACGATTGCTCAG GTTAACTCGGTGCTCTTCATGACGAGTTACTGCGCGATTAATCTCGCCTGTCTCGGTCTGGATCTCGCATCTGCTCCTAATTTCAG GCCGTCGTTCCGGCAGTTCTCGTGGGCGTCGTCGCTGGCGGGGCTGGTGGGCTGCGCGGCGCTGATCTTCTCGCTGCGGCCGGCGTACGCGTGCGGCGTGGCGCTGGCGTGCTGCTCGCTCGTGCTGGCGCTGCATCTGCTGTCGCCCGCCGCCGCCGACCCCAAGTGGGGCAGCCTCAGCCAGGCGCTCATCTTCCACCAG GTCCGAAAATACCTATTGCTTCTGGACCCTCGTCGGGAACACGTAAAGTTCTGGAGACCTCAGATGCTGTTACTCATCGGTTCGCCGAGGCAAACCGCGCCACTCATTGACTTCGTTAATGACcagaaaaag GGTGGTCTATTTGTGATCGGCCACGTAAGAGTTGGCCAATTGGATGGCAGCGGCGACCCTTTGGCAGATGAACAGAAATACTGGCTGAAATTGATTGACCATCTGAAG GTGAAGGCATTTGTGGAGCTGTGCCTATCGGAGGACATCCGCAGCGGGGCGGCGCACCTCACGCGCCTGTCGGGGCTCGGCGCCATGAAGCCCGACACCGTACTGCTGGGATTCCGGGACTCCGCGCACCCCAATGACTTCTTCAGAGA CCCAGCATCCCCATACAAAACTCAGGACTTCGACCTCGACAATGGACAAGTGATGTTCCCCACTCGGACTGCGTTTTCGCCCAGAATGTCCGCTTCAGAGTACGTCAGGATAGTCTCAGACGTGCTGTGTGTGAACAAGAATGTGTGTCTGTGTAGACATTTTCATAACTTGAACATGGCCGCGGTTGAAAG GCGGTCTAGTTCGCTGAAGTACATCGACGTGTGGCTGGTGGAGGCGCTGTCGCCGTCGCGCGAGGAGCCCTTCACAGTGCGCGCGCTGTTCGCGCTGCAGCTCGCGGCCGTCGTGCGCTCCGCACGCGGCTGGCAACACCTCGCACTCCGAGTGCACGTCGTCACCGCACACGGTATGTACCCCCTCACAGTGCGCGCGCTGTTCGCGCTGCAGCTCGCGGCCGTCGTGCGCTCCGCACGCGGCTGGCAACACCTCGCACTCCGAGTGCACGTCGTCACCGCACACGGTATGTACCCCCTCACAGTACGCGCGCTGTTCGCGCTGCAGCTCGCGGCCGTCGTGCGCTCCGCACGCGGCTGGCAACACCTCGCACTCCGAGTGCACGTCGTCACCGCACACGGTATGTACCCCCTCACAGTGCGCGCGCTGTTCGCGCTGCAGCTCGCGGCCGTCGTGCGCTCCGCACGCGGCTGGCAACACCTCGCACTCCGAGTGCACGTCGTCACCGCACACGGTATGTACCCCCTCACAGTACGCGCGCTGTTCGCGCTGCAGCTCGCGGCCGTCGTGCGCTCCGCACGCGGCTGGCAACACCTCGCACTCCGAGTGCACGTCGTCACCGCACACGGTATGTACCCCCTCACAGTGCGCGCGCTGTTCGCGCTGCAGCTCGCGGCCGTCGTGCGCTCCGCACGCGGCTGGCAACACCTCGCACTCCGAGTGCACGTCGTCACCGCACACGGTATGTACCCCCTCACAGTGCGCGCGCTGTTCGCGCTGCAGCTCGCGGCCGTCGTGCGCTCCGCACGCGGCTGGCAACACCTCGCACTCCGAGTGCACGTCGTCACCGCACACGGTATGTACCCCCTCACAGTGCGCGCGCTGTTCGCGCTGCAGCTCGCGGCCGTCGTGCGCTCCGCACGCGGCTGGCAACACCTCGCACTCCGAGTGCACGTCGTCACCGCACACGGTATGTACCCCCTCACAGTGCGCGCGCTGTTCGCGCTGCAGCTCGCGGCCGTCGTGCGCTCCGCACGCGGCTGGCAACACCTCGCACTCCGAGTGCACGTCGTCACCGCACACGGTATGTACCCCCTCACAGTGCGCGCGCTGTTCGCGCTGCAGCTCGCGGCCGTCGTGCGCTCCGCACGCGGCTGGCAACACCTCGCACTCCGAGTGCACGTCGTCACCGCACACGGTATGTACCCCCTCACAGTGCGCGCGCTGTTCGCGCTGCAGCTCGCGGCCGTCGTGCGCTCCGCACGCGGCTGGCAACACCTCGCACTCCGAGTGCACGTCGTCACCGCACACGGTATGTACCCCCTCACAGTGCGCGCGCTGTTCGCGCTGCAGCTCGCGGCCGTCGTGCGCTCCGCACGCGGCTGGCAACACCTCGCACTCCGAGTGCACGTCGTCACCGCACACGGTATGTACCCCCTCACAGTACGCGCGCTGTTCGCGCTGCAGCTCGCGGCCGTCGTGCGCTCCGCACGCGGCTGGCAACACCTCGCACTCCGAGTGCACGTCGTCACCGCACACGGTATGTACCCCCTCACAGTGCGCGCGCTGTTCGCGCTGCAGCTCGCGGCCGTCGTGCGCTCCGCACGCGGCTGGCAACACCTCGCACTCCGAGTGCACGTCGTCACCGCACACGGTATGTACCCCCTCACAGTGCGCGCGCTGTTCGCGCTGCAGCTCGCGGCCGTCGTGCGCTCCGCACGCGGCTGGCAACACCTCGCACTCCGAGTGCACGTCGTCACCGCACACGGTATGTACCCCCTCACAGTGCGCGCGCTGTTCGCGCTGCAGCTCGCGGCCGTCGTGCGCTCCGCACGCGGCTGGCAACACCTCGCACTCCGAGTGCACGTCGTCACCGCACACGGTATGTACCCCCTCACAGTGCGCGCGCTGTTCGCGCTGCAGCTCGCGGCCGTCGTGCGCTCCGCACGCGGCTGGCAACACCTCGCACTCCGAGTGCACGTCGTCACCGCACACGGTATGTACCCCCTCACAGTACGCGCGCTGTTCGCGCTGCAGCTCGCGGCCGTCGTGCGCTCCGCACGCGGCTGGCAACACCTCGCACTCCGAGTGCACGTCGTCACCGCACACGGTATGTACCCCCTCACAGTGCGCGCGCTGTTCGCGCTGCAGCTCGCGGCCGTCGTGCGCTCCGCACGCGGCTGGCAACACCTCGCACTCCGAGTGCACGTCGTCACCGCACACGGTATGTACCCCCTCACAGTGCGCGCGCTGTTCGCGCTGCAGCTCGCGGCCGTCGTGCGCTCCGCACGCGGCTGGCAACACCTCGCACTCCGAGTGCACGTCGTCACCGCACACGGTATGTACCCCCTCACAGTGCGCGCGCTGTTCGCGCTGCAGCTCGCGGCCGTCGTGCGCTCCGCACGCGGCTGGCAACACCTCGCACTCCGAGTGCACGTCGTCACCGCACACGGTATGTACCCCCTCACAGTGCGCGCGCTGTTCGCGCTGCAGCTCGCGGCCGTCGTGCGCTCCGCACGCGGCTGGCAACACCTCGCACTCCGAGTGCACGTCGTCACCGCACACGGTATGTACCCCCTCACAGTGCGCGCGCTGTTCGCGCTGCAGCTCGCGGCCGTCGTGCGCTCCGCACGCGGCTGGCAACACCTCGCACTCCGAGTGCACGTCGTCACCGCACACGGTATGTACCCCCTCACAGTACGCGCGCTGTTCGCGCTGCAGCTCGCGGCCGTCGTGCGCTCCGCACGCGGCTGGCAACACCTCGCACTCCGAGTGCACGTCGTCACCGCACACGGTATGTACCCCCTCACAGTGCGCGCGCTGTTCGCGCTGCAGCTCGCGGCCGTCGTGCGCTCCGCACGCGGCTGGCAACACCTCGCACTCCGAGTGCACGTCGTCACCGCACACGGTATGTACCCCCTCACAGTACGCGCGCTGTTCGCGCTGCAGCTCGCGGCCGTCGTGCGCTCCGCACGCGGCTGGCAACACCTCGCACTCCGAGTGCACGTCGTCACCGCACACGGTATGTACCCCCTCACAGTGCGCGCGCTGTTCGCGCTGCAGCTCGCGGCCGTCGTGCGCTCCGCACGCGGCTGGCAACACCTCGCACTCCGAGTGCACGTCGTCACCGCACACGGTATGTACCCCCTCACAGTACGCGCGCTGTTCGCGCTGCAGCTCGCGGCCGTCGTGCGCTCCGCACGCGGCTGGCAACACCTCGCACTCCGAGTGCACGTCGTCACCGCACACG aTAACAATCACACGTTCGGTTCGGAATCGATGACAGAGCCCGGTCTGCCGGAGATGTCTCCGGGGCGGCCGGTGCAGGAGCGCCTGGATGAGCTTCTCAAGCTCTTAAGGATCAGCGCGTACACACACACT GTAACTGATTGGCCGAAATTAGATGACGATGTCCACCGTTATTTGGACCCGAACTCGAATGAAAACAGCGTGTATCAACGCGTACCCATGAGCTATTTGCAAAG AGTGAATAGAATAATCAAGAGTCGCTGCGAAGAAGGCACGGCGGTGACGTTCGTTCAGCTGCCACAGCCTCCCAAACTTTCTCCCACTCCGACCGAGGCTGATGAAGTTATCTGCGAACAGTATATGAAG GTACTGGATGAATTTACAAAGGATCTGTCTCCGACCATACTCGTTCGTGGATTGAAATCGGTTACGTCGACGTCGCTATAA